One window of Bifidobacterium pseudocatenulatum DSM 20438 = JCM 1200 = LMG 10505 genomic DNA carries:
- a CDS encoding 3-deoxy-7-phosphoheptulonate synthase, with product MQQQLNTPEELRAIRQAMDEGKNPLVVTDVPRWEDQVGISRIVNRRVLEFEVLPTPAQVLGDLPLSDQAQEIVAYSRDEIRACLYGQDDRLLVIVGPCSVHDPAAALDYARRLAALKDELGGELLIVMRVYFEKPRTTVGWKGLINDPDIDGSCNIKKGLLLARRTLLGVLDAGLAAATEFLEPTSPQYISDAVSWGAVGARNTESQVHRQLASGMSMPIGFKNATDGSIKAPTDSCFASAQQHTFFGVDHMGRAAVVKTLGNPDCHVVLRGSSSGPNYDAESVANAMKLIREKMPAESAAAHGLIVDCSHGNSGKDEHRQAEVVRNIASRIADGEEGITGIMMESFIEGGSQKPAPLAELTYGQSITDKCLSWQTTEQLLRELAQAVGKRRWK from the coding sequence ATGCAGCAGCAGCTGAACACGCCTGAAGAGCTTCGTGCCATCCGTCAGGCCATGGATGAAGGTAAGAATCCGCTGGTGGTTACGGATGTGCCGCGATGGGAAGATCAGGTTGGCATCAGTCGCATCGTGAACCGCCGAGTGCTTGAATTTGAGGTGCTTCCCACACCGGCGCAGGTGTTGGGCGATCTGCCGCTCAGCGATCAGGCGCAGGAAATCGTCGCCTATTCTCGAGATGAGATTCGCGCCTGCCTATATGGTCAGGATGATCGATTGCTGGTGATTGTAGGCCCATGTTCCGTGCATGATCCTGCTGCAGCGCTCGATTATGCCCGTCGTTTGGCCGCGTTGAAAGACGAGTTGGGCGGCGAATTGCTGATTGTGATGCGCGTGTATTTCGAAAAGCCGCGTACCACAGTCGGCTGGAAAGGTCTGATTAACGATCCCGACATCGATGGCAGCTGCAATATCAAGAAGGGTTTGCTATTGGCCCGCCGTACACTGCTTGGCGTATTGGACGCCGGTTTGGCTGCGGCCACGGAATTCCTGGAACCAACCAGCCCGCAGTACATTTCCGACGCGGTCAGCTGGGGTGCGGTCGGCGCTCGCAACACCGAAAGCCAGGTGCACCGTCAGCTCGCTTCGGGCATGTCGATGCCGATCGGCTTCAAAAACGCCACCGATGGTTCCATCAAAGCGCCGACCGATTCATGTTTTGCTTCGGCGCAACAGCACACGTTCTTCGGCGTCGATCACATGGGCCGCGCAGCCGTGGTCAAAACGCTCGGCAACCCCGACTGCCATGTGGTGTTGCGCGGTTCGAGCAGCGGTCCGAACTATGACGCCGAATCCGTGGCGAACGCCATGAAGCTGATTCGTGAGAAAATGCCGGCAGAATCCGCGGCCGCGCACGGCCTGATCGTGGACTGTTCGCATGGAAATTCCGGCAAAGACGAGCATCGTCAGGCCGAAGTGGTGCGCAATATCGCAAGTCGCATCGCCGACGGTGAAGAGGGCATCACCGGCATTATGATGGAAAGCTTCATCGAGGGTGGCAGCCAAAAACCGGCACCGCTTGCCGAACTGACGTACGGTCAATCCATCACCGACAAATGCTTAAGCTGGCAGACCACGGAACAGCTGCTGCGCGAACTCGCGCAAGCCGTGGGCAAGCGCCGCTGGAAGTGA
- a CDS encoding sensor histidine kinase, translating to MTLEHVAMAMAIAMAMAIVVVAVVAFLLGRVRGVRLEEDEIDSNDPSLFGAQKNMSLFGPHVPVQPTERQLIAVMPEALIVVDSLASVKYVSPGAQRFGIVEDHAMTLAEIRDILRLVSTDSVVRERELSIPLDRAARAAAKNTDGKGIEAGKFRPSDTLYLHVRVGQISDDLFAIFISDMSEQRRFEIMRRDFVTNVSHELKTPAGAISLLAETIGDAADDPDMVKYFAGRVSKESERLTELVHRLIDLQKAQSAAAVLNAERLSVLALAREAIVENQVNAESKHISMVLSLNGKQKLVHVEGAENAVDRDDVFINADHETIKTAVKNLVENAINYSPEHTTVAVGVGSGDGKVSIRVVDQGIGIPESSLDRIFERFYRVDPARSRETGGTGLGLAITKHCVQDCGGTIAVWSREGEGSTFTITLPQAKSEQDEESAKSETAEISESAQLPIE from the coding sequence ATGACGCTGGAGCACGTGGCGATGGCGATGGCGATTGCGATGGCGATGGCGATTGTGGTTGTCGCAGTGGTCGCCTTTCTGCTGGGGCGTGTCCGGGGCGTGCGGCTCGAGGAGGATGAGATCGACTCGAACGATCCAAGCCTGTTCGGCGCGCAGAAGAACATGTCGCTGTTCGGTCCGCACGTGCCTGTGCAGCCCACGGAACGCCAGCTTATTGCCGTCATGCCGGAGGCGTTGATCGTCGTCGATTCGCTGGCGTCGGTCAAATATGTGTCCCCGGGCGCGCAACGTTTCGGCATTGTTGAAGACCATGCGATGACGCTCGCCGAAATCCGAGATATTCTGCGATTGGTGTCGACCGACAGCGTGGTGCGTGAGCGTGAATTGTCGATTCCGTTGGATCGCGCCGCTCGCGCCGCCGCAAAGAACACCGACGGCAAGGGCATTGAGGCAGGCAAGTTCCGCCCTTCCGACACGCTGTATCTGCATGTGCGCGTCGGCCAGATTTCCGATGATCTGTTTGCGATTTTCATTTCCGACATGAGCGAGCAGCGTCGTTTCGAAATCATGCGTCGTGATTTCGTGACCAATGTTTCGCACGAATTGAAAACTCCGGCAGGTGCGATTTCTCTGCTTGCCGAAACGATTGGCGATGCTGCAGACGATCCCGATATGGTGAAGTATTTCGCAGGCCGCGTGTCCAAGGAATCCGAACGATTGACGGAATTGGTGCATCGTTTGATCGACTTGCAGAAGGCGCAAAGCGCGGCTGCGGTGCTGAATGCGGAACGGCTTTCCGTGCTTGCTTTGGCACGCGAGGCGATTGTCGAAAACCAAGTGAATGCTGAATCGAAGCATATCAGCATGGTGCTTTCGCTGAATGGCAAGCAGAAGCTGGTGCACGTCGAGGGTGCCGAAAACGCTGTTGACCGGGATGACGTGTTCATCAACGCCGACCATGAAACCATCAAAACCGCGGTGAAGAACTTGGTGGAGAACGCCATCAACTATTCTCCGGAACACACCACCGTTGCGGTAGGTGTCGGCAGTGGCGATGGCAAGGTCTCGATTCGTGTCGTCGACCAGGGCATCGGCATTCCGGAATCCTCGTTGGATCGTATTTTCGAGCGATTCTACCGTGTCGATCCCGCGCGCTCCCGCGAAACAGGGGGTACAGGATTGGGTTTGGCCATTACCAAGCATTGCGTGCAGGATTGCGGAGGCACTATCGCCGTGTGGTCGCGTGAAGGGGAGGGATCGACCTTCACCATCACCTTGCCCCAGGCGAAATCGGAGCAAGACGAGGAATCTGCGAAATCTGAAACCGCGGAAATTAGTGAATCAGCGCAGCTTCCAATCGAATAA
- the mtnN gene encoding 5'-methylthioadenosine/S-adenosylhomocysteine nucleosidase has translation MSTIAIIGAMDEEVANIASALSDITVTEEAGVSVTRGTIETNKDTRVNVAATVGGMGTVNIAATTQHLIDADQPDAVIFSGIAGNLNTHLHINDVVLGGTLRYLDTDMRLVGQWKPGTADQPVEEFHSDDRLIEVADKVLTDLNVHHITGIIATGNYFVDGPKKVEQVIRETGADAVEMEGAAVAHIAARNDLPVLVIRALSDNADTDYVEFKEFDISEYADTAAKIAVNIVKRM, from the coding sequence ATGAGCACAATCGCCATCATCGGCGCCATGGACGAGGAAGTTGCCAATATCGCATCCGCATTGAGCGACATTACCGTAACGGAGGAAGCCGGCGTCAGCGTGACGCGCGGTACCATCGAAACCAACAAGGACACGCGTGTAAACGTTGCTGCAACGGTTGGCGGCATGGGCACCGTCAATATCGCCGCCACCACGCAGCATCTCATCGACGCGGACCAGCCTGACGCCGTGATTTTCTCCGGCATCGCAGGCAATCTCAACACGCATCTGCACATCAACGACGTGGTGCTTGGCGGCACGCTGCGCTACCTCGACACTGACATGCGTCTCGTCGGCCAGTGGAAGCCAGGAACTGCGGACCAGCCAGTGGAGGAATTCCACTCCGACGACCGCCTGATCGAAGTTGCCGATAAGGTGCTGACCGATCTGAACGTGCATCACATTACCGGCATCATCGCCACCGGCAACTATTTCGTGGACGGTCCGAAGAAAGTGGAGCAGGTGATTCGCGAAACCGGCGCGGACGCGGTCGAAATGGAAGGCGCCGCGGTGGCACATATCGCGGCACGCAACGACCTGCCCGTGCTAGTCATTCGCGCGTTGAGCGACAATGCCGACACGGATTACGTGGAATTCAAGGAATTCGACATTTCAGAATATGCCGATACTGCGGCGAAAATCGCAGTGAATATCGTCAAGCGCATGTAA
- a CDS encoding coiled-coil domain-containing protein yields the protein MVEQFPIVLRGYDKERVDEAFASAQETVDRLREQVKADDQTILELQAQLQEEKNKKANPNSFASLGANAQQMLASAEQTSAELLDRAKKDASAARATVQLQAETLLNNAKLDAKRILDEAKAKAEAVLSKANNDAGTLKSNAQREADQLRGEAQKAVVAQRQTVDLELTNSREEHDKRLASERATQERELSDMRAEATEQIAAQRKNANDEINRMKSETNDQIESALAEANKKLADVREQVSKMMTDAQRRASEITDTAKAKAQEITDEAEVHRTKTISQVNAEVEQIRADISAQQDEATKKVNELLADLNERRETAKKQSDELISEAQHTRDEAEAYASDRREAADKQAASILKQATEEADEQINERREAAKSELEGVQQRIADLQTREAQITQRVSELRAMFANAFSGFGANGLSVVNSIDGEQHESAAEAETPAESHDESGETVAGEPEVTFDEDVVSDEQQNNDDFEEPSEDEQSDQGEEAQEEQNND from the coding sequence ATGGTTGAGCAGTTCCCAATCGTGTTGAGGGGGTACGACAAGGAAAGGGTCGATGAAGCGTTCGCTTCGGCTCAGGAGACGGTGGACCGTCTGCGTGAGCAGGTCAAGGCCGACGATCAGACCATCCTTGAACTGCAGGCACAGCTGCAGGAAGAGAAAAACAAGAAGGCCAACCCGAATTCGTTCGCATCTCTGGGCGCCAACGCGCAGCAGATGCTCGCCAGCGCGGAACAGACCAGCGCCGAGCTGCTTGACCGTGCCAAGAAAGACGCTTCCGCGGCACGCGCCACGGTGCAGCTTCAGGCCGAAACCCTGCTGAACAACGCCAAGCTCGACGCCAAGCGTATTCTCGACGAGGCCAAGGCCAAGGCTGAAGCGGTGCTGTCGAAGGCCAATAATGATGCCGGCACGCTGAAGTCCAACGCCCAGCGCGAAGCGGACCAGCTGCGTGGCGAAGCGCAGAAGGCCGTGGTGGCGCAACGTCAGACCGTTGATCTGGAATTGACCAACTCCCGTGAGGAGCACGACAAGCGTCTCGCATCGGAGCGCGCCACGCAGGAGCGTGAGCTCTCCGATATGCGCGCCGAAGCCACCGAGCAGATCGCGGCGCAGCGCAAGAACGCCAATGACGAGATTAACCGCATGAAAAGCGAGACCAACGACCAGATCGAATCCGCGTTGGCCGAAGCCAACAAGAAGCTGGCCGACGTGCGTGAGCAGGTGTCCAAGATGATGACGGACGCGCAGCGCCGTGCCTCGGAAATCACGGATACCGCCAAAGCCAAAGCACAGGAGATCACCGACGAGGCCGAAGTGCATCGCACCAAGACCATCAGCCAGGTCAATGCCGAGGTGGAGCAGATCCGCGCCGACATTTCCGCCCAACAGGATGAGGCTACGAAGAAGGTCAACGAGCTGCTCGCCGACCTGAACGAACGCCGTGAAACTGCCAAGAAGCAGTCCGACGAGCTGATCTCCGAAGCGCAGCATACGCGCGATGAGGCCGAGGCATACGCTTCCGACAGGCGTGAGGCAGCCGATAAGCAGGCTGCCAGCATTCTCAAGCAGGCCACCGAAGAGGCCGACGAGCAGATCAACGAGCGTCGTGAGGCAGCCAAGAGCGAGCTTGAAGGTGTGCAGCAGCGCATCGCCGACCTGCAGACCCGTGAGGCGCAGATCACGCAGCGTGTCAGTGAACTGCGTGCCATGTTTGCCAACGCGTTCTCCGGTTTCGGCGCGAACGGCCTGTCCGTGGTCAATTCCATCGACGGTGAACAGCATGAGTCCGCAGCTGAAGCTGAAACTCCGGCGGAATCGCACGACGAGAGCGGCGAAACTGTTGCGGGCGAACCGGAAGTGACCTTCGACGAGGATGTTGTCTCCGACGAACAGCAGAATAATGACGACTTTGAAGAACCGTCCGAAGACGAGCAGTCTGACCAGGGCGAGGAAGCACAGGAGGAACAGAACAATGACTGA
- the pstS gene encoding phosphate ABC transporter substrate-binding protein PstS, whose protein sequence is MRNSILVRSIAAVSGIVMLASVAACGDNTASNTDSSASTDTKTTETVSGNFSGAGASSQQAAVEAWIAGFQGTNPDAKVAYNPSGSGAGVSTFLTGATAWAGSDAALSNDEVEQSKSVCASGNAFDIPVYVSPIAVVFNLNGISGKGKTLNMDADTIAKIFDGKITKWNDDAIKQQNPKVDLPDLDITVVHRSDKSGTTKNFLSYVKDAAGDAWGYELGENWPNEVGQGAKGTSGVISTVQQADGTIGYADASQAGELGTVAVKVGDNYVPFSAEAAAKVVDASPLDESATGDNRVVVKLDHNTTEAGAYPIVLVSYDIACPAYKDANTAKFVKSWLTYVVSDEGQQTAASAAGSAPLSDTMRQKVLKSIDAIETK, encoded by the coding sequence ATGCGTAATTCCATTCTCGTACGCTCCATTGCAGCTGTGTCCGGCATTGTGATGCTGGCTTCCGTCGCGGCTTGCGGCGACAACACTGCTTCCAACACTGATTCTTCGGCTAGCACCGACACCAAGACCACCGAAACCGTGTCTGGCAACTTCTCCGGCGCTGGCGCTTCCTCCCAGCAGGCTGCTGTGGAAGCTTGGATCGCCGGCTTCCAGGGCACCAACCCGGATGCCAAGGTCGCTTACAACCCGTCTGGTTCCGGCGCTGGCGTTTCCACCTTCCTGACCGGCGCCACCGCATGGGCCGGCTCCGATGCCGCCCTGTCCAATGACGAGGTCGAGCAGTCCAAGAGCGTGTGCGCTTCCGGCAACGCCTTCGACATCCCGGTCTACGTCTCCCCGATCGCAGTGGTCTTCAACCTCAACGGTATCTCTGGCAAGGGCAAGACCCTGAACATGGACGCCGACACCATCGCCAAGATCTTCGACGGCAAGATCACCAAGTGGAACGATGACGCCATCAAGCAGCAGAACCCGAAGGTTGACCTGCCTGATCTCGACATCACCGTGGTGCACCGCTCCGACAAGTCCGGCACCACCAAGAACTTCCTGAGCTACGTCAAGGATGCCGCTGGCGACGCTTGGGGCTATGAGCTCGGCGAGAACTGGCCGAACGAGGTTGGCCAAGGCGCCAAGGGCACCTCCGGCGTGATCTCCACCGTGCAGCAGGCTGACGGCACCATCGGCTACGCCGATGCCTCCCAGGCTGGCGAGCTCGGCACCGTTGCAGTGAAGGTCGGCGACAATTACGTGCCGTTCTCCGCTGAGGCTGCCGCCAAGGTTGTGGATGCCTCCCCGCTCGACGAATCCGCCACTGGCGACAACCGTGTGGTCGTCAAGCTCGATCACAACACCACCGAGGCCGGCGCCTACCCGATCGTGCTTGTCTCCTACGACATCGCCTGCCCGGCATACAAGGATGCCAACACCGCCAAGTTCGTCAAGTCCTGGCTCACCTACGTGGTCAGCGACGAGGGCCAGCAGACCGCTGCCTCCGCTGCAGGCTCCGCTCCGCTGTCCGACACCATGCGCCAGAAGGTCCTCAAGTCCATCGACGCCATCGAAACCAAGTGA
- a CDS encoding 3-deoxy-7-phosphoheptulonate synthase: MSGLRGPDSSRDAQLLDDAVFPETVDVNIRQLDPIPAPRYFLKEIPLTDEMSDLVLKSRQEIRDVLNGKDDRLLAIVGPCSIHDPKAAHEYAEKLAAVKKELEDRLVIVMRVYFEKPRTTIGWKGLINDPDLDGQFNIRKGMWLARKVLADVLGLGLPAATEWLDPITPQYICDLISWGAIGARNTESQVHRELASGMSMPIGFKNATDGSVKPAADSCFAAAFEHHFLSINLDGRVISAETKGNPDCHLVLRGSSHGPNYDTESVAKALADLKVSKASGPSEHGIVIDAAHGNCGKNEVREAEVVENIASRIATGEQGISGIMMESFLKAGNQKPAPLDQLEYGKSITDACVPWERTEQLLHTLAEAVESRRKLAE; this comes from the coding sequence ATGTCAGGTCTTCGCGGTCCAGATAGTTCGAGGGATGCACAATTGTTGGATGACGCTGTGTTTCCGGAGACCGTGGATGTCAATATTCGACAGTTGGACCCGATTCCCGCCCCTCGATATTTTCTGAAGGAAATCCCGCTTACCGACGAGATGAGCGATCTGGTGTTGAAGTCCCGTCAAGAAATCCGCGATGTGCTGAATGGCAAAGACGACCGTCTGCTTGCCATCGTCGGCCCCTGCTCGATTCATGATCCGAAAGCCGCGCACGAATACGCCGAAAAGCTCGCGGCCGTCAAAAAAGAGCTGGAAGACCGGCTGGTCATCGTGATGCGCGTGTATTTCGAAAAGCCGCGCACCACCATCGGTTGGAAGGGTCTGATCAACGATCCTGATCTCGACGGCCAGTTCAACATTCGCAAGGGCATGTGGCTCGCACGCAAGGTGCTGGCCGATGTGCTGGGTCTTGGACTCCCAGCAGCCACGGAATGGCTTGACCCGATCACCCCGCAGTACATCTGCGACCTGATCAGCTGGGGTGCGATCGGCGCTCGCAACACCGAAAGCCAAGTGCATCGCGAGCTCGCGTCGGGCATGTCGATGCCGATTGGGTTCAAGAACGCCACCGACGGTTCGGTCAAGCCGGCAGCGGACTCCTGCTTCGCGGCCGCCTTCGAGCATCATTTCCTGTCCATCAATCTTGACGGACGTGTGATTTCCGCCGAAACCAAGGGCAATCCCGATTGCCACCTGGTGTTGCGCGGTTCTTCGCACGGTCCGAACTACGACACCGAATCCGTGGCGAAGGCGTTGGCCGATCTGAAGGTTTCCAAGGCTTCCGGACCGAGCGAACACGGCATCGTCATCGACGCGGCGCACGGCAACTGCGGCAAGAACGAAGTGCGCGAAGCTGAAGTGGTCGAAAACATCGCATCCCGCATCGCAACAGGCGAACAGGGCATCAGCGGCATTATGATGGAAAGCTTCCTGAAAGCCGGCAATCAGAAGCCCGCTCCGCTCGACCAGCTGGAATACGGCAAGTCCATCACTGACGCCTGCGTGCCGTGGGAACGTACCGAACAGCTGCTGCACACGCTTGCCGAAGCGGTTGAAAGCCGCCGCAAGCTTGCCGAATAA
- the pstC gene encoding phosphate ABC transporter permease subunit PstC, with protein sequence MSSQSKTAQQPVSGKNADKVFKGVAYACGILILVVLAAVALFLLFRAWPLIGGDQQANSETISNFTGGKASSFWGYVGPLLFGTVLISALALLISFFVSVGIALFISHYAPKKLATALSYVVDLLAAIPSVIYGLWGGLVLVPAIYPFWNWVAKYLGWIPLFAGPAANPSRTVATVGVVLAVMILPIITSMSRDIFLQTPRLQEEAALALGATRWEMVKLAVLPFGKSGVVSASMLGLGRALGETMAVLMILSPGLNYSIKLLQASQNQTIAANIAAQYPEANDLGVSVLIGTGLVLFLITFVVNFIARKLTEKASA encoded by the coding sequence GTGAGTTCGCAAAGCAAAACGGCACAGCAGCCGGTGAGCGGCAAAAACGCGGACAAGGTGTTCAAGGGCGTGGCCTACGCCTGCGGCATCCTGATCCTCGTGGTGCTCGCCGCCGTCGCGCTGTTCCTGCTGTTCCGCGCATGGCCGTTGATCGGCGGCGATCAGCAGGCCAATAGCGAAACCATCAGCAACTTCACCGGCGGCAAGGCCTCCAGCTTCTGGGGCTACGTCGGACCGCTGCTGTTCGGCACCGTGCTGATCTCCGCGCTGGCACTGTTGATTTCCTTCTTCGTGTCGGTCGGCATCGCACTGTTCATCTCGCACTATGCGCCGAAGAAGCTCGCCACCGCCTTGAGCTATGTGGTCGATCTGCTTGCCGCAATCCCGTCTGTTATCTACGGTCTGTGGGGCGGCTTGGTGCTGGTGCCCGCCATCTACCCGTTCTGGAATTGGGTGGCCAAGTATCTTGGCTGGATTCCGCTGTTCGCAGGTCCTGCCGCCAATCCTTCCCGTACCGTCGCCACTGTGGGCGTGGTGCTCGCAGTCATGATTCTGCCGATCATCACCTCCATGTCTCGCGATATCTTCCTGCAGACCCCGCGCCTTCAGGAAGAGGCAGCGCTCGCCTTGGGTGCCACTCGTTGGGAAATGGTCAAGCTTGCGGTGCTGCCATTCGGCAAGTCCGGTGTGGTGTCTGCTTCGATGTTGGGCTTGGGTCGTGCCCTTGGCGAAACCATGGCCGTGCTCATGATCCTGTCTCCGGGCCTCAACTACTCCATCAAGCTGCTGCAGGCCTCGCAGAATCAAACGATTGCAGCCAACATCGCCGCGCAGTATCCGGAAGCCAACGATCTCGGCGTGTCCGTGCTGATCGGCACCGGCCTGGTGCTGTTCCTCATTACTTTCGTGGTGAATTTCATCGCCCGTAAGCTTACCGAGAAAGCGAGTGCGTGA
- a CDS encoding C1 family peptidase encodes MTDITPLSADALATLVEDFEASDHNRMAMNAVTAAGVNKVARNYDRARLMQRRFSTIVDNGTATHQDRSGRCWLFSSLNVARFVAKKNMGLKEFEFSQNYAMYYDKLERVNYFLQDVAELVKAGEPSDSRLIQHLLADVMGDGGQWTMAMNVYKKYGAVPKDLFPETESSKNTGEMNVQLRRLLHTAVAHMYADPTSIESVIAEATAAGHRILTIHLGEPPKSFDWEWTDKDGEFHRDGEITPVEFWQKYVGSADLESYVCLVDDPRQEHVKGKKIGIEHLGNVAGGDPTEYLNVPNQFMKDCVRQILEEQGIPVWFGADCHPMMDRENGAWATDLFEYGKVYGVDFDLNKEDRVRFADSAMNHAMAFVGVDVAEDGTTTRRWRVENSWGDKIADKGYFTMSDDWFTEYVYEVAVPKALLPAEYQAALDEPATMLPAWDPMGALAD; translated from the coding sequence ATGACTGACATCACGCCGTTGAGCGCTGATGCATTGGCAACGCTGGTTGAGGATTTCGAAGCCAGCGACCACAACCGTATGGCCATGAACGCGGTCACCGCGGCGGGCGTCAACAAGGTGGCGCGCAACTATGACCGCGCCCGCTTGATGCAGCGCAGGTTTTCCACTATTGTCGACAATGGTACCGCCACCCATCAGGATCGTTCCGGCCGTTGCTGGCTGTTCAGCTCGCTGAACGTGGCCCGTTTCGTGGCCAAGAAGAACATGGGGCTGAAGGAATTCGAGTTCTCTCAGAACTATGCCATGTACTACGACAAGCTCGAGCGCGTCAACTACTTCCTGCAGGACGTGGCCGAACTGGTGAAGGCCGGCGAGCCGTCCGACTCCCGCCTGATTCAGCATCTGCTCGCCGACGTGATGGGCGACGGCGGTCAGTGGACCATGGCCATGAACGTGTACAAGAAGTATGGTGCCGTTCCGAAGGATCTGTTCCCGGAAACTGAATCCTCCAAGAACACCGGCGAAATGAACGTGCAATTGCGTCGCCTGTTGCATACGGCCGTCGCGCACATGTATGCCGATCCGACTTCGATCGAATCGGTGATCGCCGAAGCGACCGCCGCCGGCCACCGTATTCTGACGATTCACTTGGGCGAGCCGCCGAAGAGCTTCGACTGGGAGTGGACCGACAAGGACGGCGAGTTCCACCGCGATGGTGAGATCACGCCTGTGGAATTCTGGCAGAAGTACGTCGGTTCCGCCGATTTGGAAAGCTACGTGTGCCTGGTCGACGATCCTCGTCAGGAGCATGTGAAGGGCAAGAAGATCGGTATCGAGCACTTGGGTAATGTGGCCGGGGGAGACCCGACCGAATATCTGAACGTGCCGAACCAGTTCATGAAGGATTGCGTGCGTCAGATTCTCGAAGAGCAGGGCATTCCAGTATGGTTCGGTGCCGACTGCCACCCGATGATGGATCGTGAAAACGGCGCTTGGGCCACTGATCTGTTCGAATACGGCAAGGTGTATGGTGTCGACTTCGATCTGAACAAGGAAGATCGCGTGCGCTTTGCCGATTCCGCGATGAACCACGCTATGGCGTTCGTTGGCGTGGACGTTGCCGAAGACGGCACGACCACCCGTCGTTGGCGTGTGGAGAACTCTTGGGGCGACAAGATCGCAGACAAGGGCTACTTCACCATGAGCGATGATTGGTTCACCGAATACGTGTACGAGGTCGCCGTGCCGAAGGCGCTGCTCCCTGCCGAATATCAGGCCGCTCTTGACGAACCTGCCACCATGCTCCCCGCATGGGATCCGATGGGCGCTCTGGCTGACTGA
- a CDS encoding response regulator transcription factor, protein MTRILIVEDEESYREPLVYQLTREGYDVSAAATGEEGLELFTKGGIDLVLLDLMLPGLDGTALCRRIREQSRVPIIMLTAKSAEIDKVVGLEIGADDYITKPYSFRELLARVRAVLRRNQMVADATESSDDDIPLICGDISMKIGQHEVMVRGENVFFPLKEFELLEYLMQNKGRVMTRHQLIDRIWGSDYVGDTKTLDVHVKRVRSKIEEDPAHPKYLTTVRGLGYKIDVPAE, encoded by the coding sequence ATGACGCGCATTCTGATCGTCGAGGACGAGGAATCGTATCGAGAGCCGCTGGTCTACCAGCTCACCCGCGAAGGCTACGACGTGTCCGCCGCTGCCACCGGTGAGGAAGGATTGGAACTGTTCACCAAAGGAGGCATCGATCTGGTGCTGCTCGATCTGATGCTGCCCGGGCTTGACGGCACTGCGCTATGCCGCAGAATTCGTGAGCAAAGCCGTGTGCCGATCATCATGCTCACTGCGAAAAGCGCGGAAATCGACAAGGTGGTCGGTTTGGAAATCGGCGCGGACGACTACATCACCAAGCCGTACTCGTTCCGCGAGCTGCTGGCGCGGGTGCGTGCGGTGCTGCGACGCAACCAGATGGTGGCCGACGCGACGGAATCCTCCGATGACGATATTCCGCTGATCTGCGGCGACATTTCCATGAAGATCGGCCAGCATGAGGTGATGGTGCGCGGAGAGAACGTGTTCTTCCCGCTGAAGGAATTCGAGCTTCTCGAATATCTCATGCAGAACAAGGGCCGTGTGATGACTCGCCACCAGCTGATCGACCGTATCTGGGGGTCCGATTACGTTGGCGACACCAAAACGTTGGATGTGCACGTCAAGCGTGTCCGCTCCAAAATCGAGGAGGATCCGGCGCATCCGAAATATCTGACCACCGTGCGCGGTTTGGGATACAAAATCGACGTTCCTGCGGAATAA